The following coding sequences are from one Salmo salar unplaced genomic scaffold, Ssal_v3.1, whole genome shotgun sequence window:
- the LOC106594566 gene encoding nucleoporin SEH1 isoform X4, translating to MFVARSIAADHKDLIHDVSYDFHGRRMATCSSDQSVKVWDKTESGEWHCTASWKTHSGSVWRVTWAHPEFGQVLASCSFDRTAAVWEEIVGESNDKQRGQSHWIKRTTLVDSRTSVTDVKFAPKHMGLMLTTCSADGVVRIYEAPDVMNLSQWSLQHEISCKLSCSCISWNPSSSRAHPPMIAVGSDDSNVMYGGKVQIYEYNENTRKYAKAETLMTVTDAVHDIAFSPNLGRSFHVLAIATKDVRIFKLVPLRKESSSTGPTKFEVQIVAQFDNHNSQVWRVSWNITSTLLASSGDDGCVRLWKGISSPLWMPPGQGPGTATCCPPFSDRAL from the exons ATGTTTGTGGCTCGTAGCATTGCAGCAGATCACAAAGATCTAATCCACGATGTTTCCTACGATTTTCACGGCCGGAGAATGGCAACTTGTTCAAGTGACCAAAGtgtcaag GTTTGGGACAAGACTGAAAGTGGGGAGTGGCACTGCACTGCCAGCTGGAAG ACACACAGCGGGTCAGTATGGAGGGTGACATGGGCCCACCCTGAGTTTGGACAGGTACTGGCCTCTTGCTCCTTTGACCGAACAGCCGCTGTGTGGGAGGAGATAGTTGGGGAGTCTAACGACAAACAGAGAGGGCAAAGCCACTGG ATAAAGAGGACGACTCTGGTGGACAGCAGGACGTCGGTGACGGACGTGAAGTTTGCTCCTAAACACATGGGTCTGATGCTGACAACGTGCTCGGCGGACGGGGTTGTGAGGATCTACGAGGCTCCGGACGTGATGAACCTCAgccagtggtccctgcagcacGAGATCTCCTGTAAACTCAGCTGCTCCTGTATCTCCTGGAATCCTTCCAG CTCTCGCGCCCACCCTCCCATGATAGCAGTGGGAAGTGATGACAGCAACGTGATGTACGGTGGGAAGGTTCAGATCTACgagtacaatgaaaacactag GAAATATGCGAAAGCAGAGACATTGATGACCGTGACTGATGCGGTGCACGACATAGCCTTCTCCCCGAACCTGGGGCGGTCCTTCCACGTGCTCGCCATAGCAACCAAGGACGTTCGCATCTTTAAGTTGGTTCCTTTACG CAAGGAGAGCAGCTCAACAGGCCCCACTAAATTTGAGGTTCAGATCGTGGCCCAGTTTGACAACCACAACTCCCAGGTGTGGAGAGTCTCCTGGAACATCACCAGCACTTTGCTGGCCTCCTCAGGAGACGACGGCTGTGTTCGACTCTGGAAAG